Sequence from the Botrytis cinerea B05.10 chromosome 12, complete sequence genome:
CGGTTGGTTTAAAAGCAAGACTGTGTCTCTCGagacaatgaagatgatgaagtcaGTCATTTGAGATAACATGTATTGGTCCCGAGTCAAGCTAACGTGAGAGGGAGCTCCTGATACGCTGCCAATAGGGTTGCTAGAGACGATGGATGCAGTAAAATCAAGATGATTGCAAAGTTCAGTAGAAATGGAAAGCTCAAATTTCTCAAGGTAGAAGCAAATAGCAAATCGTAAATAGCAAGTAGCAATCATTAGTAATACGATTAGTGTTGATCTTCCTAGCAATAGAGCATAGGAAACGAGAAGCACTCGCTAGTGAATCAACAATACTGAATTTaatccaagaagaaaactcTCTTGGGAGCAATAATGCATTCTTAAGTGAAAAGCACGAAAATCATAAAGCGATTTAGAAGGCTTCTAGAAGCATTTCGGTAGAGTAGATCCCGCTCCCCGTGTGCATTCCGAGTCAGCTCCACCAACAAATTTGGTGACCAACCAATTCACCTAAACATGAAAACTTTTTACAACAGGATTCATCTATTCAGAAAGCTGCATACCTAATATATTAACAGGCCTGATAGTTCAGTGGTAGAATTCTTGCTTTGGGTTGTTCAATCTAAATTGTAAGAGGTCTCCGGTTCGATCCCGGATTAGGCCCTAACTgatatttcttttgcttttgtggATGTTTTAATTATGTGAGGAGGAATTCTGCgcaaatatttcatttgaacttttattttaaatcgCAGAAGGCACAAGAAGTAAAAATCCACGTAAAAATCCAGGACGAAGTAGAGATAGATGATGGAGATATTACATGGCGGTCAAATAGATGGTAAGCAGTAGtaataggtaggtaggtggcAGGCACTGCAGGTAGCCTTTTTATACCAGCGTGTTTTTTTCATTCGAGTGGGAACACTCCACTGCAGCGGGATGGATGTAGGATGAATTAGTAGAAATCTAATCGAATAAGTATACGGAGTAGTCCCTATTGTTGAGTGGTGTTTAGATGAGTGAATCATCTATGTGTTATTCTAGCTATTTCAGATAACCattaaagaattttataAGGTTGTACTACGCGTGTGACTACCACGCTTGATACGAGGGATGGTTATATATGAGAAGAGCACATCCAACTATCATAGAGGGAGGGCCAACGCACAACGACTCAAAAAGAAGACACACGATTTTTAGCTTTTATTTTCCGTTGCGTGCAAAGTAAACATTTATTCAAACAAGATACCCCCTTTCATCAAATGAAGCAAACAGTTTCCAAAATCCAGGCATGTTGCCAGAGTGGTTAATGGGTAAGACTTGAATGAATAATTCGGTTATCTTATGGTTTCGGCCTCGTAGGTTCAAATCCTGCACATGTCGTTTTGTCAGTTCGACTTCTATTTTGCTGTTGTTCTTCGTGAACAAACCTATTTTGGTACCGTTGTCTGTTTATTTTCTTGCGTTCtcagaaggagaagaaaagaaaaaggttcTGATCGTTTTTAATGTGGAGATTTTATGGGAGctaaaaattattttggcTCCATCTGCTTTTCTGAAGGTGATTCCCCAACCCCCACCACAGGTCCTCTAACATTTCAACCCAccacaatttcttcaatttttcacTATCTTCAACTGCTTTAAAATCAAAGTGATCCTCATGAAAAGGGCAAAAGGAAATTATATCATTACTATGAGAATCAAACACTTTTCCAGGAAGCGATTGACAGGTGTACACACACatttacatatatacataaaagTCTACCGAATGCAATCCCTAACGAACAAAAGTTTTGATGTCCATTTCAAGCATCTAAATCTCCCGGAGATGCTTTCGATTGGCATTTCCACagatacacacacacacaggGGCGTTatttccaaaaatcaaacCCTGAGAATAAACTTGAAATGCCAAAAAGCGTCAAAAATGATCACTGGCGGTTTCGAACCGCCGACCTTGGCGTGCCAAACCTTACTGATGAATCAGAACAGATATTAGCACCACGCTCTAACCAACTGAGCTAAGCGACCTGATTATTTGATGGGAAGGAGAAGCTTGTGTGTCTATACATCGAAACAAACACTTTGCTTCGATGTGTGGTGAATGTAGTGGGGGAACGGGGATGAAATCtatgtggatggatggtgggtATGAGGGGCGGTATCGGGGACGGATGGACTCAATGCATGCATTAGTCGGTGTTCGTTGAGCTTGGCACGCGAATGCACGGGTTTCGATGTGATAGCTTGTTTGTATATCAGAAGAATTTGAGGAGGGGAACTGGAGGCTCGCAAGTAGAATCTATATACCATGCTCGATCAAGTGCGTGAGCTCGACAGATGTTCACGGTATTACCGATTTCTCAGATATGAGGCTCTTAGATTCCCAGCTGCTTCTCAGCCACTATCCAGAATATAAGTTGGAGTATATCTACCCCGCCATCTACATAGGAGTCGCCCAACACATCGACGTGTACTCGAGTACAGCTCAGATGGtcgaggaaagaaagaagtcaCCTCTAAATTGATTCGATAATTTAATATCCCATTAACTAAAGCTACCAACTCCATCGTGTATCCAGTCGCCGTCGCCATCGTCATAAACAACTCAAATATCATCATACTTCGTAATACCCTCCACCAATCCCTTGATCAACAACGCCAATCTCTTACTCTGCCATCTACACAAAGCCAGATTTCCACCCATAAACCAAAATCCTTCATGACCAGTCTTCCTCCAGATAGTTCTcacttctccctcttcatcaaatccCCAAACATCCCTAACTCGATCTGccacttcatctccaaatatTTTCCTGCATTGTGTTCTCATGTTCAAGTATCCTGTTGCAAATACAATTTCGTCCGCTTCGATTAATGAGCCATCTGCGAATTCCATACCATTTTCTTTGATACTCGTGATTTCTTGACCTTGCTTGACTTTAATTTTTCCATCGACTATAAGTTGAGAACATCCGACATCCATATAGTACCCTCCACCGCGTTGAAGATATTTCATCCAAAGACCCGATTCATCTGGTCCTTTATCAAGTTTGAATCCTGCCTTTTCAAGGCCTTGAAGTAATTTCTCATCAATCTTACGCACTTGTTTGGTACCTTCAACACTCAATTTCTTGAGCACTGGATTTGGCATGCTGTGAAAGACCATATCGGCATCAAAAGTTGGAATCCCATTCTCTCCATAGAGACTGGCTTGAGCATTTGCACTTGTTTCTGAACCAATAACATATGTGGTTGATCGTTGAACAATAGTTACTTCATAGCCATGTTCGTATAGATCTTGAGCAATGTCATGACCAGAATTACAACAACCAACCAcgattgcttttttattctgACCACGAGATTCAGTTGCTCCAGGGaatttggatgaatgaaCGACTTGGCCTTTGAAGGTATCGATTCCTTTGATGTGAGAAGGAAAGTTTGGCTCTCCACTCGCACCGGTTGCTTGTATGATGTGCTGTAGAGAATTAGTAACTACTCACTGGGAGAATCGCGAAATGACATACTTTTGGATGAACAATCCTCGTCTCCTTCTGTCCGTTTCTGGTCCTCTCTAGAGTGACTGTCCACTGTTTGGTTTGATCACTCCATGAAGTCTTGGTAATAGTAGTTTGAGTCCAAGCATTAAGTTCCAATAAACTAACATATGCTTCAAACCAATCACCTAATTTATCCTTGGGAGTAAACACTGGCCAATTCTCAGGAAAAGGTAGATATGGGAGATGATCAAACCAAACGGGATCATGAAGAACCAGTTGATGATATCTCGTTCTCCAATTATCACCAATTCGTTCTTCTCGATCAACCATGAGTGATGTAACACCAAGCATTTTAAGTCTTGCCGCTACTGTTAAGCCACCTTGTCCAGCACCTAAAGAATGTTAACGTTGCACTTGAACTTTTCTATGCTTTGCAATTGAAATACTTACCAAGGATCAATACCGTTGGCTCCGTTCCATTACCAAAATCTTTCTCAAGATTTCTCTTATCCAgccaattttctttctccgtCTTCTCTCCATGCTTCACACCATACGGCCTCTTCTTTCCCACACTCTCTTCATAGCCATTCAAGTTTTCCAGAAAAGTATAGAGCGTAAAAGCTTTCCATGCTCCCTCATCATTTACTAATCTAGCAATTCCAGCCCCCTTACCAACATCCGTCTCAACCGTTATGAAAACCTGAATAACATTCGTCTCTCCATCAGTATCAAGTGGCGTTAATTTGGGTGAGCGAAACTCTGAACTCGAATCAAGTGCAATGGATTTCAAGCGGGAGccttttgttttattgaagAGTTCGAGGATTTTGGAAGGACCATGCAGAACGTGAAAGTCCCATGAAAGACATAATTGATCGCGCCAATATGATTCTTCCACGAAAAGAGTAGAAAGGGATGAAATGTCAGCAGAGGCGATGGTTTGATTAAAGCGATCAACAAAGTCCAAAGCAACTTTTGTAGTATCGATGGATTTCTCAGCTGTAGATTTAGGGAGGTTGGCGAGTCGTAATTGGAATGAGCCAGGCTCGACTCGTTGGGATGATGGTAAAGGGTTTTCAACTTCAATGCTTCCCATGTTGACACGTTACAGTTGTTTGGGTATGGATTTACCGTGTTGTATGAAATAGTATGTATATCTAAAAGTTACAAGGTGGTGAACGAATATTTATGTTTAACAACGCATTTGGGATCATCAATGAATACTCCTCTTTTCGGTAGACCTTCCTACATACGTGGACTGCATGACACAAAACTCGCCGTGTGTGATTTCAGTCTACGAGTACAAAAATCTCTCCTATTCATATGATGCTGTCGTGCTCGAAGTTTAGTCTCCTAGAGAAGCCAATAGTCGAAACATTGAGGGAGTCTCGGAGTCTGGGGAAAAATTACCCCGCACAACATGACGTCGGCTAaccttccatttccaaaggGATCCTTTCGACCATATAGAAATAGACCGGTACCTGTGCTAATAAGTGCTACTGCACAAGTAGGAGTGTTATTCACTTTGAGGATAGTAATACGATCGTGCGAGACTCTCATGTCAAGCGTATTCCTGTGTGTAAGTAGATCCTTGGCAGACCATATGAGCTGAGCTACTTCACAGTATTTCAGCTCATATCTCAATTTGGGTGGTTGAAAGAACAGTCCCGCCGACTCGAGTATATTCACCAGACGAGTCCCGCTCCTCCGTCTTTAATCGCCTCAAATCCAGGGTCAAGACTAGGCGGCTTCTGTGATAGATTGTGTTGTGGTTGCTACCAGCCTAAGTCTTGTGCATGTTTCTTCCTCTAGCCCACAAATTCCGGTAAGCATCCGTTTCGAAACGATGACTCCTAAATATTTGTAACGGCCAGGCTATCTTCGGTCAGAGTTGTTTTGAGGACCTGAATACTTCCTTTGGGTTTGAGATATGGGCAGAAACAGCTATAAGTCTATGACTTACCCACttacatctatctatcagaAGTGGGATGAACGAGGCATCTATCTGTATATATGAATCTAGTGATTATGGATGAGTCACATGTTTCCCAACAAATAATAAGCATGCTGGACAGCCACCCTCGTCCTCTCTGTCATATCTCTGTATCGAATTGATAGATCTACAAGTCAGTTTAACTTTCAAACATTCTTACCAGTCGAATCTATTCATCCGACATTGGCGAGACAATCTCAAATTCTAGCTCCAACAATGGCAACACcccctccaaatcccatTGCAAAATCACGCATTCGTGAAGCAGAACCCAAAGACATCGACGCCATCAGAACGGGCATGATTGCCTCCCTCAGCTCTGATCCAACATGGCGATTTCGATTCATCAATCGTGATAAATATCCCGAAGATCTATACAAGTATTCTCGTCTCTTCATTGAGCTCATGGTTTCTGGAAAGTTCCCAGACTACCTGACTATGATTGtggaagttgaagaagattccGTTTGGAAAGTCGCTGCTTTGTCTATATGGGATGCTTCGTATGTGAATAGACGGATATTTAAAGCAAAAGGGGAAACATATAATCCTCCAACGCGTACAGTGTTCCCCCCAACAAGTTCAAACCCTCAAGAAACTAACTTCATCAAGCGGGAGAAGCGATGGAAGCAGCTGGTGTAAACACTCGAAGAGACGTAGATCCCACTTACGATGCAGCTTTTATAAAAGCTATTGGTGAAGCCCGAAAGGAATTTACTGAGATGTTTAATGGTGATGAATTCTATCTCGCCTTGATAGGCACTCATCCAGACTTTCGGCGTCGAGGTTATGCTACTCAACTCTTGAAATGGGGCATTGAGAGATCTATACGTGATAATGCACCTCTTGTTTTGTCGGCGAGTGCAATGGGGGAACCGACATATCTTGCTTCTGGATTTGAGGAGTTAGGGAGGGTTCCTATAGTTGCTGAGGGAGATTATGAGAAACAGGAGTTCGTAAAGATGGTTTATAGGCCTAGGAAATGAAGgtagaagaggaaaatgTGAGCCAGtagataaatataatatcgtTGATCAACTGCTCTAGAACATGTCAGGAGAGAAAGCAATCTGTATATCTCTATGCGCATctctataaatctaatttaaTGAACAGTCTATGTTCTATGGACAAAAACTTGAGCCAAATAGTCTATGCCTTCTCACTTTCGAAGTCCTTGATACCGGCAGCGTAGACTTCCTTGATGGTTGTTTTACCAGCAACAACATCCTTAACTGTTGATAGAATAGAAGTCCAGTCCTCAAAGATTGTGAATGGGACCTTTTCTCTAACACAGTAGGTAATGAGGTCATGACCCTTTTTGGCGAATAAAAGATCCGTCTCCTTGGCAGCCGAGAGATCTGACACTCCATCTCCAGCGTAAAACATGGTTGGTCTTTGATCGTCTGGAAGCGCAGCGTATGGTCTGATCTCTCTGGATTTATCATGTCCGAAATGACTATTTTAAATTAGCTTTACCTCCAATAAGTTTTCTCCCATAGGGCCAAGACTATACCTTTCGTCATGGTAGATAATATTCCAGCCTCCCTCCTCATCAAGACTCTTGAATCCTTCTCTAACTTCAACTTGGTTACTGACAATCTGAATTTCGGaagcttctttctttcccaagAGATGTTCCAATAATGCTCTGATGATTGGTTCCATCCCACCACTCAAAATAACAACTGGCATATTGTTCTCTCTTGCCCATTCGAAAAACTCCTTGAATCCTGGATCtaatttgatgttttcgATAAGAGTTGATATACATTTGCTGTATGGAGTCTTGATGCTATCCATCATTGTTTGGAAAGAATCGCGGAAGGTCTTTCTGCCATCGAGAACATCTTTGTTTCCCTGCTTGCGGAGCTCTTGACCAAATCCAAGATTGTCTGTCATGAAATCGTTGGAATCGCGGGTTGTGATTGTGCCATCGAAATCGGtgaagaagatatatttcGGCGAGGTTTGCATGGCGGGGAGAGTAGCTGATCCCATTGTGAATCGATTGCAGGTGTAATGAAGGTCTGGGTGATGTTATTAGCGACTGATGTTGGATTTCCGCCGACTGGTCTTGAGGGTATGGATAAAGAGCAGCATGGTGGGCAGCAGATAGTTGGCAGTTGGCAGTTGGCAGTTGGTCGACGGGATGAAAGGCAGGAAGCGGAGATGAGATAGAAGAGACAGCGCCATTGTTTGGGTTTTGTTGAAACTGCAAACTTACATTGATAGGAGGGAGGGATTCCAAAGGTGTATAAACGAGCAGCAGAATCAAATATACGCAGGAGTCTTTCAACACAAATATAATACGGCGTGTTGAATGTATTGAAGTCGGTTGTATGGtatataatgatgatgatgatgatgatggataaaGTTATCGTAGTGGGgttaaataaatttattcaCAATCTCAGACTCGATCAGTGTCAAGCGTAAAAAGTATAATTATACCCCGAGTTTGCCCCTCATCAGCCATCCAACCCATGAAAATCACTCTGCATCATCATAAAAGCGGTGAAGGAATGCACTGAAGGAACCCAAAAGGCCCCGAACATTTTACTTACAGGGCGAACAGGGCGAACAGGGCGAACAGGGTTATTGAAGCCCACAACACCATCCGTCAATTGGGTCAGAGACTCAGAGCTCCACTGGAGAGGGAATCTTGACCGaacattctcttctctcactGCTTGTAAGGGAAAAGGTcaaggaaagagagaacCGTCCTcaccaagaaaaagaggaaagtCAATTGTCAATTGCAATGCAACCGTTGGCAAGGCTCGTTCCTCGGTTTGCAATCGACTCAGGTTCAGTCTCCATATCGAGAACTTTACGAATCTCTCCTCGACCGTCTGTCAAATCGTCAATCTGTCTACAATGTAGAATCGGTCCTCCTAGTCTGCGGCGACATTTCGCAGATGACCAAAGACCTATAATAGAACcgcctcctcatcttcgacCCAAGGTTACACCTCCTCCTGAAGAACCTAAACCCCAAGTCGAGGAAAAGCCTACACCTGCTCCAGAGTCCAGCAAACAAGAtgtctctccctctcccaaacCCGAAAAAGATGGAGAGCTTCCTTCTACCCTCGAAAGCCGACGCCTGGCAGTCACAAAGAAACTATCCCACCTCATGGATCATATGCAGGGCAATATATTCATAGCGTCTCAACGAATCAACGACCTCACAGGCTACTCCGGCATTGAAGCCctcaagaacaaaatcaCCGATCTCGAAACCCAAGTTGCCAATTCCAAAGACCTAGTCCAAAGTACTCGACTACACTACAAAACCACCGTCGCAGATCGTGCTTCTTCTCAACGTGAGGTTACAACTTTACTAGCAAGGAAAGATACATGGACACCTGCCGATCTCGAGCGTTTCACACATCTGTACCGCATGGATCATACCAACGAACAAGCAGTTCAAGAAGCAGCTACTCGACTCGCAGATGCAGAACGCGAAGCTGAGAAAGCAGCCGGGGAACTGAGTAGTAGTATATTATCACGATATCACGAGGAACAGATTTGGAGTGACAAGATTCGAAGAATGAGTACATGGGGAACATGGGGATTAATGGGAGTCAACGTGCTGTTATTCTTGGTATTccaatttggatttgaaccatggagaaggagaagattggTTGCGGGATTCGAAGACAAAGTTAGAGAGGCATTAGAGAAACAGAAGACCTTTACCATGTCGACAGCTATTCGCGGTGCTGAAGTTGGTGGAGGAGAGGGCTCAGAAGTCAGCTTGGACGAGATTGTCGCATCCGGTATCCAAGAATTGGAAGCAGAAACCGGAGGAAAGGCCCTGGATGAACCGGCGGTTGAAGCAGTGGCTGCTGTGATGGAAGGTGAAGTATCACATCACGAATCAAATAACGAGCCAGCCCCAGAAATCGGcgaagcagcagcagcaatgGATACTGCAGAATTAAGCATACCATATTCCAAACCCGCATTCGATTATCGAAACATAGAATcgtggaaagaaaaaatggaaGCCGGGAAAGCTGCGGCAATAGATTTATGGAGTACGCAACAAATTTCGATACCAAAAAGAGATATCACGATCATAGCATTAGAAAGTGCCGCTGGGGGAGCAGTGCTTGTAGGAGCCATCTTCACTCTTATTATACGTCGTTCATAGATTCCGCATCAGATGatcgagaagaaatatgAGGGAATTGTACAAATTATCGCATCTTGTTAGATTTTTTGTACATTATCATATGCATTTGTGCTAGCGATATAAAGGATATATAGCATGTTGGCGAAAGAGCCAGTAACTCAATTTTGATACCTCTTATGAAGACTGTTGTTTGAAGTCTATCATGTCTTTTCTCTCATTGCATGATTGTTACGTATAGTACGAGTACTCCTTGTTAGATTTTCACAAATGTCAGTCACAGCACCAACTAGGCTGTGGATGGGAAGTGACAACGAAAAAAGTACACAAGCGGCTGAATATTTATGATTTCtcttgtatatatatacctaatATTTCCTCCACACACTACtattccattcatttctattcctatctatctttcttcccCAGAAATTACACTTTCAAATCAATAAGCACCCTTTCTCTTACTCCAAGCCGGGCTATCCACCAAACTAGGCGCCTTCAAACTCGTGAGTACTGGTGTTCCGGCCGTCAATGTAAAATCGGTTACTGCAGCGCCTGAGGGCTGTTGAGCCCAGAGTTCAATGGCGAGGGTGTTTTGTCCGTTGTAGTTTAGAATTCCTGCGGAGAGGTGTGTTAGTAActttgtgtatatatatgagaaggatgatggagaagaaaaggaggtAGAAGCGAAACGCtaagaaaaaaggaaatacaTACCCTGCGGCACTGGGA
This genomic interval carries:
- the Bcshe9 gene encoding Bcshe9, producing the protein MQPLARLVPRFAIDSGSVSISRTLRISPRPSVKSSICLQCRIGPPSLRRHFADDQRPIIEPPPHLRPKVTPPPEEPKPQVEEKPTPAPESSKQDVSPSPKPEKDGELPSTLESRRLAVTKKLSHLMDHMQGNIFIASQRINDLTGYSGIEALKNKITDLETQVANSKDLVQSTRLHYKTTVADRASSQREVTTLLARKDTWTPADLERFTHLYRMDHTNEQAVQEAATRLADAEREAEKAAGELSSSILSRYHEEQIWSDKIRRMSTWGTWGLMGVNVLLFLVFQFGFEPWRRRRLVAGFEDKVREALEKQKTFTMSTAIRGAEVGGGEGSEVSLDEIVASGIQELEAETGGKALDEPAVEAVAAVMEGEVSHHESNNEPAPEIGEAAAAMDTAELSIPYSKPAFDYRNIESWKEKMEAGKAAAIDLWSTQQISIPKRDITIIALESAAGGAVLVGAIFTLIIRRS